Proteins encoded together in one Astyanax mexicanus isolate ESR-SI-001 chromosome 10, AstMex3_surface, whole genome shotgun sequence window:
- the c10h4orf47 gene encoding UPF0602 protein C4orf47 homolog: MPPEGKSDMERVGLFKEMGYISIGDKYTPFLYRAFNESAHKNKQMLVGGSKKKSGLQTGYFDAQFKRIFEKEALTDLIKIQRQYKLEQTKRNLGKAFLPSSGEKKRSGIGSYYGTLGGSIQAMSPLKIPKQPYKSPGKNMYTSPPKKGSGYGYPGVTLGKLDLYSSDPYDRAKDIVKRELIAHKSMLKGGPFRLNLHPKECFDANPYKPDKPLPPSKKTEDKKTHFGVPFKPSSPSKKIGGMKAGTFDLYPTHSVDPYIPRKPKTAGLNKELKIFHPSPGPKSTPVKSIISLNVNKFVNSKNCNQIPSIMAY, from the exons ATGCCTCCTGAGGGAAAATCTGACATGGAGCGAGTCGGCCTGTTCAAGGAGATGGGCTACATCTCCATAGGGGACAAATACACACCTTTTCTTTATC GTGCATTTAATGAATCTGCACATAAGAATAAGCAGATGTTGGTTGGAGGATCAAAAAAGAAATCTGGGCTCCAGACTGGATACTTCGACGCTCAGTTTAAGAGAATCTTTGAGAAAGAGGCGTTGACAGACCTCATCAAAATCCAGCGACAGTACAAGCTAGAGCAGACCAAGAGGAACTTAGGAAAAGCCTTTCTGCCCAGCAGTGGAGAGAAGAAACG CTCAGGAATTGGCAGCTACTATGGAACGCTGGGGGGATCTATCCAGGCTATGAGTCCCCTGAAGATCCCCAAGCAGCCGTACAAATCGCCGGGCAAGAACATGTACACCAGCCCACCCAAGAAAGGAAGTGGATATGG ATATCCAGGCGTCACCTTAGGCAAATTGGATTTATATTCTTCTGACCCATATGATCGAGCAAAGGACATAGTAAAG CGCGAGTTAATTGCTCACAAATCGATGCTGAAAGGAGGGCCGTTTCGTTTGAACCTCCATCCAAAGGAATGCTTTGATGCCAACCCTTACAAGCCCGATAAACCTCTGCCGCCTTCAAAGAAGACGGAGGACAAAAAGACACACTTTGGTGTGCCTTTCAAACCCAGCTCTCCCAGCAAGAAG ATTGGGGGAATGAAGGCAGGAACGTTTGATCTCTATCCCACCCACTCTGTGGACCCTTATATTCCCCGCAAGCCTAAAACAGCGGGCCTGAATAAGGAGCTCAAAATCTTCCACCCATCGCCCGGCCCGAAGAGCACTCCAGTCAAGAGCATAATCTCCCTCAACGTCAACAA